One Flavobacterium sp. 90 DNA segment encodes these proteins:
- a CDS encoding GNAT family N-acetyltransferase, protein MITREATIEDWDILLTFFKIIYRENHPLHQKEFWDWQYGDEKYGRSFICLNDKGEVVGHVGANFGGGLAWIINVYLNEECRGKGVLGKLYELARQYYPLAATAANAAGLGLYRNMRWIRYYDLVRYVKINPNCEVKTIDNVCKEITVDVDHLIQKETHYFRQPSLKGIVLSDGSTAVSQENVGGLRVVDVNNLQKLEEEAWSLGYLWIDYITSWNDLKVKDLEKNNWVLDHESIVPWRLNPLEENYFCDITFLSELPLDNEFIVHRSYSDHGRIGSLK, encoded by the coding sequence ATGATAACTAGAGAAGCTACAATCGAAGATTGGGACATCCTATTAACTTTTTTTAAAATTATATATAGAGAGAATCATCCTCTTCATCAAAAAGAGTTTTGGGATTGGCAATATGGAGATGAAAAATATGGACGCTCTTTTATTTGTTTAAATGACAAAGGTGAAGTAGTTGGACATGTGGGAGCTAATTTTGGTGGAGGTTTAGCATGGATTATAAATGTATATCTAAACGAAGAATGCCGAGGGAAAGGTGTTTTAGGTAAATTATATGAACTGGCGAGACAATATTATCCTTTAGCAGCTACTGCAGCAAATGCAGCAGGATTAGGATTGTATAGAAATATGCGCTGGATTCGTTACTATGATTTGGTTAGATATGTAAAAATAAATCCAAATTGCGAAGTAAAAACAATTGATAACGTTTGTAAAGAGATTACAGTTGATGTTGATCATTTGATACAAAAAGAAACACATTATTTTAGGCAGCCATCCTTAAAAGGAATTGTTCTTAGTGATGGTTCTACAGCAGTTAGTCAGGAAAATGTGGGAGGATTGAGAGTTGTAGATGTTAATAATCTCCAGAAATTGGAAGAAGAAGCATGGTCACTAGGCTATTTATGGATAGATTATATAACATCTTGGAATGACTTAAAAGTTAAAGATTTAGAGAAAAATAATTGGGTATTAGACCATGAAAGTATCGTGCCATGGAGGTTGAATCCTCTTGAGGAAAATTATTTTTGTGATATTACTTTTCTTTCAGAACTTCCTTTAGATAATGAATTTATAGTACATAGATCTTATTCTGATCACGGTCGAATAGGTAGTTTAAAATAA
- a CDS encoding UDP-glycosyltransferase produces the protein MQNKKILIFLPDGIGLRNFAYSNFYNVGQNENFEVTFWNNTPFNLTELSFKEIKIESSKSNILTEVYKNSRKEIELNLNIKKTNDKVYDSYRFPLPYKGIKKTLKSVAIRFLTFAYSTDSGLIKIRRKISRLERKTLYYDQSIKTLQKENPAMVFCTNQRPLTAIAPILAAKDLGIPTAAFIYSWDNLPKAMMVIETDYYFVWSDYMKEELLFYYPYIKEENIFVTGTPQFEIHFDKKRLLSREDFFQQNELDLTKKYICFSGDDVTTSPDDPKYLEDAALAIQKMNDKGFNLGIIFRRCPVDFSGRYDEVLQKYPDILKAIDPLWKPFSSSWNTILPTKEDDYLLSNLAEHCEMVLNLGSSMVFDFVSHEKPCGYFRYNQKVQLDKTWDIFKCYRYVHFRSMPDKDPVFFMDDPDSISDAIEKVLKQEGEILINTKKWFEKINQHPPQLASQRIFEAMKKIIA, from the coding sequence ATGCAAAATAAAAAAATACTCATATTTCTTCCTGACGGAATTGGTCTACGTAATTTTGCTTATTCTAATTTTTATAATGTAGGTCAAAATGAAAATTTTGAAGTTACTTTTTGGAACAATACGCCTTTTAATTTGACAGAACTGTCTTTTAAAGAAATCAAAATTGAAAGTTCAAAAAGTAATATATTAACGGAAGTTTATAAAAATTCAAGGAAAGAAATTGAGCTCAATTTAAATATAAAAAAAACGAACGATAAGGTTTATGATTCTTATCGATTTCCTTTGCCATATAAAGGGATAAAGAAAACTCTAAAAAGTGTCGCAATACGCTTTTTAACCTTTGCTTATTCTACAGATAGTGGACTTATTAAAATAAGGAGAAAAATATCCCGATTAGAAAGGAAAACACTTTATTATGATCAAAGTATAAAAACCTTGCAAAAAGAGAATCCGGCAATGGTTTTTTGTACTAATCAACGTCCTTTAACTGCAATTGCGCCAATATTAGCAGCAAAAGATCTGGGAATTCCAACCGCTGCATTTATCTATTCATGGGATAATTTACCTAAAGCGATGATGGTAATAGAAACCGATTATTATTTTGTATGGAGTGATTATATGAAAGAAGAATTGTTATTTTATTATCCATATATCAAAGAAGAAAATATTTTTGTTACGGGCACACCTCAATTTGAAATTCATTTTGATAAAAAAAGGTTACTTTCCAGAGAAGACTTTTTCCAGCAAAATGAGCTTGATCTAACAAAAAAATACATTTGCTTTTCCGGAGATGATGTTACCACAAGTCCTGATGATCCTAAATACTTGGAAGACGCCGCACTTGCAATTCAGAAAATGAATGATAAAGGATTCAATTTAGGAATAATTTTTCGAAGATGTCCGGTAGATTTTTCGGGACGTTATGATGAGGTTCTACAAAAATACCCGGATATACTCAAAGCAATTGATCCTTTATGGAAGCCATTTTCATCTTCCTGGAATACGATTTTACCAACAAAAGAAGATGATTATCTGTTATCTAATTTAGCAGAACATTGCGAAATGGTTTTAAATCTAGGATCTTCAATGGTTTTTGATTTCGTTTCTCATGAAAAACCATGTGGTTATTTTCGTTACAATCAAAAAGTACAATTAGATAAAACTTGGGACATTTTTAAATGTTATAGATATGTACATTTTAGATCGATGCCTGATAAAGATCCGGTTTTCTTTATGGACGACCCGGATTCAATTTCAGATGCAATAGAAAAAGTATTAAAACAAGAAGGAGAAATTCTTATAAATACTAAGAAATGGTTTGAAAAAATTAATCAGCATCCGCCACAACTTGCTTCTCAACGTATATTTGAAGCTATGAAAAAAATAATTGCATAA
- a CDS encoding MBOAT family O-acyltransferase — MFFNSLAFAIFLPIVFFLYWFVFNKTKSTQNALLIVASYYFYSCWDWRFLFLLVFSTFLDYYTGIQIEKGKTERNRKFWFWLSILTNLGFLGVFKYYNFFASSFAELLNNVGFKASPILLNVILPVGISFYTFHGLSYVIDIYYKRIKAEYNFVDYSLFVSYFPLLVAGPIERATHLLPQVKIKREFDLQMAKDGVCQIIWGLVKKVVIADTCATYANAIFDHYTGMNSFSLILGAIYFAFQIYGDFSGYSDIALGVSKLFGLDLLRNFNYPYFSRDIAEFWRRWHISLSSWFRDYLYIPLGGSKGGLWMKIRNTFIIFVVSGFWHGANWTYLAWGFINAIYFLPLLLSNSNRNNIDDVRISWNFDSVKVMLSILSTFLITCIAWVFFRAKTITDAVLYLKRIVTNRDFGFQYLDNERYSYELLAMIGLFVLVEWNSRTKTEPLSGNKSTLKIALAILAIMAFGTFSDYKEFIYFQF, encoded by the coding sequence ATGTTTTTTAACTCTCTGGCTTTTGCCATTTTTTTACCAATCGTTTTTTTCTTGTATTGGTTCGTTTTTAATAAAACAAAAAGCACTCAAAATGCTTTATTAATTGTTGCCAGCTATTATTTTTATTCTTGCTGGGATTGGAGATTTTTATTTCTGTTGGTTTTTTCTACTTTCTTGGATTACTATACAGGAATTCAAATTGAAAAAGGAAAAACAGAACGAAATAGAAAATTTTGGTTTTGGCTTAGCATTTTGACTAATTTAGGATTTCTGGGAGTTTTTAAATACTACAATTTTTTCGCTTCATCATTTGCAGAACTATTAAATAATGTTGGTTTTAAAGCGAGTCCAATTTTGCTTAATGTAATTCTTCCGGTTGGAATTTCATTTTATACTTTTCATGGATTATCATATGTTATCGATATTTATTATAAACGAATAAAAGCCGAATACAATTTTGTAGATTATTCATTATTTGTAAGTTACTTTCCGTTATTAGTTGCAGGACCAATAGAAAGAGCTACACATTTACTGCCTCAGGTAAAAATAAAAAGAGAATTTGATCTTCAGATGGCTAAAGATGGCGTATGTCAGATTATTTGGGGATTAGTCAAAAAAGTTGTTATTGCAGATACTTGTGCTACTTATGCCAATGCTATTTTTGATCATTATACAGGTATGAATTCGTTCTCTCTAATTTTGGGTGCAATTTATTTTGCCTTTCAGATTTATGGAGATTTTTCAGGATATTCAGATATCGCACTTGGAGTTTCAAAACTCTTTGGTTTAGATTTACTTAGAAACTTCAATTACCCTTATTTCTCAAGAGATATTGCAGAGTTTTGGCGTCGTTGGCATATTTCGCTTTCTTCCTGGTTTAGGGATTACCTTTATATTCCACTTGGAGGAAGCAAAGGTGGACTTTGGATGAAAATCAGAAATACCTTTATTATTTTTGTTGTGAGTGGTTTTTGGCACGGAGCAAACTGGACTTACCTCGCTTGGGGTTTCATAAATGCAATCTACTTTTTGCCATTATTGTTGTCCAATAGTAACAGAAACAATATTGATGATGTAAGAATTTCTTGGAATTTTGATTCGGTAAAAGTGATGTTGAGTATTCTTTCTACTTTTTTAATTACTTGTATTGCCTGGGTATTTTTTAGAGCAAAAACAATTACCGATGCTGTTTTATATTTAAAAAGAATTGTCACCAATAGAGATTTTGGTTTTCAATATTTAGACAATGAACGTTACAGTTATGAGTTGTTGGCAATGATAGGATTATTTGTTTTGGTTGAATGGAATAGTCGCACCAAAACAGAACCACTTTCAGGTAATAAGAGTACATTAAAAATTGCACTGGCAATACTTGCAATTATGGCTTTTGGAACATTTTCGGATTATAAGGAATTTATATATTTTCAATTTTAA
- a CDS encoding glycosyltransferase family 4 protein, translating into MHISFLTPEFPHEKVAHAAGIGTSIKNLAEALTKEGIKVTVFVYGQKTQEVLIENGLEIHLIKNKKFKFFGWFFHRKYIQQYCNSVIKQEHIELLEVIDWTGISAFMNFKVPIVMRFHGSDAYFCHLEKRKQKAKNFWFEKLAVKGAKDFIAPTKFAGEVSKELFKIKNKAITTIYNGIELGCFQNNNPEIFEKESILYIGTLIRKKGVLELPEIFNKVRDVLPHARLILIGGDSYDIKTNSNSTWKLMQNQFKNDDLKNVSYLGSISYSEVQNYIKRANVCVFPSFAETFGMVTIEAMALQKAIVNSDIGWSKELIINEESGFLVHPENHDLYAEKIIQLLKDDLFCLQMGKQARTRVEDNFDSNKIAKRNIEFYQKTINQNK; encoded by the coding sequence ATGCATATATCATTTTTAACACCAGAATTTCCTCATGAGAAAGTTGCTCATGCAGCCGGTATTGGTACAAGTATTAAAAATTTGGCTGAAGCTTTAACAAAAGAAGGAATAAAAGTTACTGTATTTGTGTATGGGCAAAAAACGCAGGAAGTATTGATCGAAAATGGACTTGAAATTCATCTGATAAAAAATAAAAAATTCAAATTTTTTGGATGGTTTTTTCATAGAAAATATATTCAGCAATATTGTAACTCTGTAATTAAACAAGAACATATAGAACTTTTAGAAGTAATAGATTGGACAGGGATTTCGGCTTTTATGAATTTTAAAGTTCCAATTGTAATGCGTTTTCACGGAAGTGACGCTTATTTTTGTCATTTAGAAAAACGAAAACAAAAAGCTAAAAATTTTTGGTTTGAGAAATTAGCGGTCAAAGGGGCGAAGGACTTTATTGCTCCAACAAAATTTGCCGGAGAAGTATCGAAGGAGCTTTTTAAAATAAAAAATAAGGCAATTACAACTATTTACAACGGTATTGAATTGGGATGTTTCCAGAATAATAATCCTGAAATATTTGAAAAAGAATCAATTTTATATATTGGAACTTTAATTAGAAAAAAAGGAGTTTTGGAATTACCGGAAATCTTTAATAAAGTTAGAGATGTTTTACCTCACGCAAGATTGATCCTGATTGGTGGTGATTCTTACGATATAAAAACAAACTCAAATTCAACTTGGAAATTAATGCAAAATCAATTCAAAAATGATGATTTGAAAAACGTTAGTTATTTAGGAAGTATTTCTTATAGCGAAGTCCAGAACTATATAAAAAGAGCAAATGTCTGTGTTTTTCCAAGCTTTGCAGAAACCTTTGGAATGGTTACAATTGAAGCAATGGCGTTGCAAAAAGCGATCGTAAATAGTGATATTGGCTGGTCAAAAGAGTTGATTATAAACGAAGAAAGCGGTTTTTTGGTTCATCCTGAAAATCATGATTTATATGCTGAAAAAATTATTCAATTGTTGAAAGATGATTTGTTTTGTTTGCAAATGGGTAAACAAGCCAGAACCAGAGTCGAAGACAATTTTGACAGCAATAAAATTGCCAAAAGAAATATAGAATTTTATCAGAAAACAATTAATCAAAATAAATAG
- a CDS encoding glycosyltransferase family A protein: protein MVIVYHQNNKVVEIQYDEKRIDFEKLNITKALFKIASLYSDQLIIWCHVDLKTNLNLSKLQEIFHHNKIIASYNVSESTFLPEAIGYVDGSPFMKIKKEVRYPTWQMSSSVGGAHASILLSFKDKIKESDNFDYFLNSLAKLAMPLGLLCYSEPAFLNDFSDKKGKDKQSLYILFRFVKQHYKVSWGFLLLLNLFLYEKKIALLPFINSLFYRRRVLNNDLLDSIKVQSSKKIVEKGTIDVIIPTIGRKKYLYDVLKDLSKQTHLPKKVIVVEQNPNPESTSELDYIADDNWPFAIKHIFTHQAGACNARNVALAEVESEWVFLNDDDNRFEINLIEKTLENCIKYGSEVASNFYPKINEERKINLVNQADFFGSGNSFITSSLLDKVSFRMGFEFGYGEDSDFGMQIRNSGVDILYFPNPEILHLSAPTGGFRTKPVLAWQNDVVQPKPSPTIMLFNLLHKTPEQIKGYKSTLFFKFYKVQTIKNPIKYWSNFQKQWAQSLYWANELKNKI, encoded by the coding sequence ATGGTAATTGTTTATCATCAAAATAATAAAGTTGTTGAAATTCAATATGATGAAAAGCGTATTGACTTCGAAAAATTAAATATAACTAAAGCTTTATTTAAAATAGCCAGTTTATATTCGGATCAATTAATTATCTGGTGTCATGTTGATTTAAAGACAAATTTAAATCTTTCAAAACTCCAGGAAATTTTTCATCATAATAAAATAATAGCATCTTATAATGTTTCTGAAAGTACATTTCTACCTGAAGCAATTGGTTATGTTGATGGATCTCCTTTTATGAAAATCAAAAAAGAAGTACGTTATCCAACCTGGCAAATGAGCAGTTCCGTGGGAGGTGCTCACGCATCAATTTTATTGTCTTTCAAAGATAAAATTAAAGAGTCTGATAACTTTGATTATTTTTTGAATTCACTAGCAAAGTTGGCAATGCCTCTTGGTCTTTTATGTTATTCAGAGCCAGCATTTTTAAATGATTTTTCAGATAAAAAAGGAAAGGATAAACAAAGCTTATATATCTTATTCCGATTTGTAAAACAACATTATAAAGTAAGTTGGGGGTTTTTATTGTTGCTCAATTTGTTCTTATATGAGAAAAAAATTGCCCTTTTGCCCTTTATTAATAGTTTATTTTACCGTAGAAGAGTACTTAATAATGATTTATTGGATAGTATTAAAGTTCAATCTTCAAAAAAAATAGTAGAGAAAGGTACTATAGATGTAATAATTCCGACCATTGGAAGAAAAAAGTACTTGTACGATGTATTAAAAGATTTGTCAAAACAAACGCATTTACCAAAAAAAGTAATTGTAGTTGAACAAAATCCAAATCCTGAAAGCACATCAGAACTTGATTATATTGCAGATGATAATTGGCCATTTGCAATAAAACATATTTTTACACATCAGGCTGGAGCTTGTAATGCAAGAAATGTAGCTTTGGCTGAAGTCGAGAGCGAATGGGTTTTTCTTAATGATGATGACAATAGATTTGAAATAAATTTAATAGAAAAAACTCTTGAAAATTGTATAAAATATGGTTCTGAGGTTGCAAGTAACTTTTATCCAAAGATTAATGAAGAAAGAAAAATTAATCTTGTAAACCAAGCAGATTTTTTTGGTTCTGGAAATAGTTTTATTACAAGTAGTTTACTTGATAAAGTTTCATTTAGAATGGGTTTTGAGTTTGGTTATGGAGAAGACAGTGATTTTGGAATGCAAATCAGAAATTCAGGAGTTGATATTTTGTATTTTCCTAATCCCGAAATTTTACATTTAAGCGCACCAACAGGAGGATTTAGAACTAAGCCGGTTTTAGCCTGGCAAAATGATGTTGTTCAGCCAAAACCATCACCTACAATAATGCTGTTCAATTTATTGCATAAAACCCCAGAACAGATTAAAGGATATAAATCAACATTGTTTTTTAAATTTTATAAAGTTCAAACGATTAAAAATCCAATTAAATATTGGAGTAATTTTCAAAAACAATGGGCTCAGAGTTTATATTGGGCCAATGAATTAAAAAATAAGATATGA
- a CDS encoding glycosyltransferase, translating into MKFSLIVCTYLRPDSLTALLQSVQNQSLYPDEILIVDGSTDDRTKNALNQFHFKNINYFLVSDENRGLTKQRNFGVSKVASDSEIVCFLDDDTVLEEDYFSEILQTFHTNPDVIGVGGVAINEYKWKPQIENVFYNPKKYYLFEGYAYKEGLRNVIRNYFGLASNLGPGKMPEYSHGKTCGFPLTGKTYEVDLLIGMSMSFRKSVFDKINFSRFFEGYGLYEDADFSVRALQYGKNVINTKANLSHFHAESGRPNKYKYGIMVVRNGWYVWRVKNSNPGFNDRFKWNAITVLLTIIRWSNVITEPNKKEAFTEAIGRTVGWWSLLFNKPKFTK; encoded by the coding sequence ATGAAATTCTCCTTAATCGTTTGTACTTATCTAAGACCGGATTCATTAACTGCATTGTTGCAATCTGTTCAAAATCAAAGTCTTTATCCCGATGAAATTTTAATTGTTGACGGCTCTACAGATGACAGAACAAAAAATGCTTTAAATCAATTCCATTTTAAGAATATAAATTATTTTTTAGTTTCTGATGAAAATAGAGGATTGACAAAACAAAGGAATTTCGGAGTTTCTAAGGTTGCCAGTGATTCAGAAATTGTTTGTTTTCTAGATGATGATACCGTTTTAGAAGAAGATTATTTTTCGGAAATACTTCAAACATTCCATACAAATCCTGATGTTATTGGTGTTGGCGGCGTGGCGATAAATGAATACAAATGGAAACCTCAGATAGAGAATGTTTTTTATAATCCTAAAAAATATTATTTGTTTGAAGGATATGCTTATAAAGAAGGTTTACGAAATGTGATTAGAAATTATTTCGGGCTCGCTTCTAATTTAGGTCCCGGAAAAATGCCGGAGTATTCACATGGTAAAACATGCGGATTTCCATTGACGGGGAAAACTTATGAAGTAGATTTACTGATAGGAATGTCGATGTCTTTTAGGAAAAGTGTTTTTGACAAGATTAATTTTTCAAGATTTTTTGAAGGTTATGGTTTATACGAAGATGCAGATTTTAGTGTAAGAGCCTTACAGTATGGTAAAAATGTAATTAATACAAAAGCAAATTTATCGCATTTTCATGCTGAATCCGGGCGACCAAATAAATACAAATATGGCATAATGGTAGTAAGAAACGGCTGGTATGTTTGGAGAGTTAAAAATTCAAACCCCGGTTTTAATGATCGTTTTAAATGGAATGCCATTACAGTATTACTAACCATCATTAGATGGAGTAATGTAATAACCGAACCAAACAAAAAAGAAGCGTTTACAGAAGCAATAGGTAGAACTGTTGGCTGGTGGAGTTTATTGTTTAATAAACCAAAATTTACGAAATGA
- a CDS encoding glycosyltransferase family 1 protein, which yields MKPKVYIYGLCDVFYDGYYIKGLNEIFENIQFSVSKFPDFAQGTFAFIIEEDNGGVQNLIIDSKDSSQIDKKALEWCSVYGKANYNIENLETSDKAKIIAIGPSFGIQIWNLLETVYHLILNFIRFRDSISHKREFMANYWRQYKRFALKKYKNDLSSGNYVFFMNSIWKQEPETNKNRALFIESCKDNTNVSFEGGFAARKDGNNLGLDALVYSERISLAVYLKKIKKSAFVFNTPAVLSCHGWKLAEFLALGKAIITTPHYNILPADLLDNKHVLYVNNSNDIKEAINKLTTNVDLRRKLERESREYFDKYLAPEKVITRLLEKI from the coding sequence ATGAAACCTAAAGTTTATATTTACGGCCTTTGTGATGTTTTTTATGACGGATATTATATTAAAGGTTTAAACGAAATATTTGAAAACATTCAATTTAGTGTTTCAAAGTTTCCTGATTTTGCTCAGGGAACTTTTGCTTTTATAATTGAAGAAGATAATGGAGGAGTTCAAAATTTAATAATAGATTCGAAAGATTCATCACAAATTGATAAAAAGGCTCTGGAATGGTGTTCAGTTTATGGTAAAGCAAATTACAATATCGAAAATTTAGAAACATCAGACAAGGCTAAAATTATTGCCATTGGTCCAAGTTTTGGTATTCAGATTTGGAATTTATTAGAAACAGTTTATCACTTAATTTTAAATTTTATCAGGTTTCGAGATTCCATTTCACATAAACGTGAATTTATGGCCAATTATTGGAGACAATATAAGAGATTTGCTTTAAAAAAGTATAAAAACGATTTGTCTTCAGGTAATTACGTTTTTTTTATGAATAGCATTTGGAAACAAGAACCAGAAACGAATAAAAACCGAGCATTGTTTATAGAATCGTGTAAAGACAATACAAATGTTTCTTTTGAAGGCGGATTTGCGGCTAGAAAAGATGGGAATAATTTAGGATTGGATGCTTTAGTTTACTCGGAACGTATTTCTTTAGCAGTATATCTTAAAAAAATAAAAAAATCTGCCTTCGTCTTTAATACACCCGCCGTACTTTCATGTCACGGTTGGAAATTGGCCGAATTTTTAGCTTTAGGAAAGGCCATAATCACAACACCTCATTACAATATATTACCAGCAGATTTGTTGGATAATAAACATGTACTTTATGTCAATAATAGCAATGATATAAAAGAAGCTATTAATAAATTAACAACAAATGTTGATTTAAGAAGGAAATTAGAACGTGAAAGCAGGGAATATTTTGATAAATACCTGGCTCCGGAAAAAGTTATTACAAGATTATTAGAAAAAATATAA
- a CDS encoding glycosyltransferase translates to MKFAIITHVIHYKVGNQYFGYAPYIREMNIWLKYVDEVIIVAPSSKGSPTEIDLDYKHDKIDFRDVSEFSFTSLKNNLISLYKLPRIFWTVFWAMKNADHIHLRCPGNTGLIGCFVQILFPKKTKTAKYAGNWDPASKQPWTYKLQKYILGNTFLTKNMQVLVYGDWKNQSKNIKPFFTATYSDIEKISIQKLNFDSTIEFVFVGSLVEGKNPMYALKLVEQLVKNGKKAILNFYGEGIERASLENYIKENDLHDNVFLNGNQNKETVKLAYQRSHFVILPSKSEGWPKAVAEGMFYGCVPIATSVSCVPFMLDYGERGVLLEMDLEQDIQQLETILNNEMVFDNKRIQASEWSQKYTLNVFEEEIKKLLRE, encoded by the coding sequence ATGAAGTTCGCAATAATTACGCATGTAATTCACTATAAAGTAGGAAATCAATACTTTGGTTATGCACCCTATATACGTGAGATGAATATCTGGCTTAAATATGTTGATGAAGTAATTATTGTAGCACCTTCGTCAAAAGGAAGTCCAACAGAAATTGACTTAGATTATAAACACGATAAAATAGATTTTAGAGATGTATCAGAATTTAGTTTTACCAGTTTAAAAAATAATCTGATATCACTTTATAAACTGCCAAGAATTTTTTGGACAGTCTTTTGGGCAATGAAAAACGCAGATCACATTCATTTGCGCTGTCCAGGAAATACAGGATTGATTGGATGTTTTGTTCAGATTTTATTCCCCAAAAAAACAAAAACAGCTAAATATGCTGGTAATTGGGATCCGGCAAGTAAACAGCCTTGGACTTATAAATTGCAGAAATACATTTTGGGAAATACATTTTTGACGAAAAATATGCAGGTTTTGGTTTATGGCGATTGGAAAAACCAATCAAAAAATATTAAACCTTTTTTTACCGCAACTTACTCAGATATTGAAAAAATAAGTATTCAGAAATTGAATTTTGATTCAACAATAGAATTCGTTTTTGTTGGAAGTTTAGTTGAAGGAAAAAATCCAATGTATGCTTTAAAACTGGTTGAACAATTAGTTAAAAATGGAAAAAAAGCTATTTTAAATTTTTATGGAGAAGGAATTGAACGAGCTTCTTTAGAAAATTATATTAAAGAAAATGATCTGCATGATAATGTTTTTCTTAATGGAAATCAGAATAAAGAAACAGTAAAACTAGCTTACCAAAGAAGTCATTTCGTTATTTTGCCATCAAAAAGTGAAGGTTGGCCAAAAGCTGTTGCAGAAGGAATGTTTTATGGATGTGTTCCAATTGCGACTTCAGTTTCCTGTGTTCCGTTTATGCTGGATTATGGAGAGAGAGGAGTTTTACTCGAGATGGATTTAGAACAAGATATTCAGCAATTAGAAACCATTTTAAATAACGAAATGGTTTTTGATAATAAAAGAATACAAGCGTCAGAATGGTCGCAAAAATATACTTTAAATGTTTTTGAAGAAGAAATAAAAAAATTACTAAGAGAATGA
- a CDS encoding class I SAM-dependent methyltransferase produces MKHTTKTKIFKGLSVLPNRLGYSIYHLLQNIGGNQSFDSKVKSTKNTYEKVVEILSKNNINLLDKKIAELGSGWVPIFPYQLIIEGKAKKVDTYDINEHFNNKEIEQLNSFSVSNHDIVFEKKGKYNLLKGVSYFPKTNICHGDLKDIDLVLSRFVLEHVTPKDLFEIHDFLYSNLKPGGLVLHLISPSDHRAYSDSSLSLQDFLKYSEEEWNQIQTKFDYHNRLRLPQYLKILSKDFEILYFEHDEINTDSDSYKKFRKLKIHEDFSSFSEQELMAGSINILLKKKDK; encoded by the coding sequence ATGAAGCATACTACCAAAACAAAAATTTTTAAAGGGTTATCTGTTTTACCAAATAGATTAGGATATAGTATTTATCATCTTTTGCAAAATATTGGAGGGAATCAATCCTTTGATTCTAAGGTGAAATCAACGAAAAATACTTATGAAAAAGTAGTGGAGATTTTAAGCAAAAACAATATAAATCTTTTAGATAAAAAAATTGCAGAATTGGGCTCTGGCTGGGTTCCAATTTTTCCATATCAATTGATAATTGAGGGAAAAGCAAAAAAAGTTGACACTTATGATATCAATGAACATTTTAATAATAAAGAAATAGAGCAGTTAAATTCTTTTTCTGTCAGTAATCATGATATTGTATTTGAGAAAAAAGGAAAATATAATTTACTCAAAGGAGTTTCTTATTTTCCAAAGACAAACATTTGCCATGGAGATCTTAAGGATATTGATTTGGTTTTGTCTCGATTTGTCTTAGAGCATGTAACACCAAAAGATTTATTCGAAATCCATGATTTTCTGTATTCAAATTTGAAACCGGGAGGATTAGTTTTACATTTAATTTCGCCAAGTGATCACCGAGCGTACTCGGATTCTTCGCTTTCATTGCAAGATTTTTTAAAATATAGTGAAGAGGAATGGAATCAGATTCAGACAAAATTTGATTATCACAACAGACTTAGATTGCCGCAATACCTAAAGATTTTAAGCAAGGATTTTGAAATACTATATTTTGAACATGATGAAATTAATACAGATTCTGATAGTTATAAAAAATTCCGAAAACTAAAAATCCATGAAGATTTCAGTAGTTTTAGCGAACAGGAATTGATGGCTGGAAGTATAAATATACTTTTGAAAAAGAAGGATAAATGA